One segment of Neodiprion fabricii isolate iyNeoFabr1 chromosome 1, iyNeoFabr1.1, whole genome shotgun sequence DNA contains the following:
- the LOC124180426 gene encoding transcriptional activator protein Pur-beta-like isoform X4, with protein sequence MSDQESLDDQRPKYGPGSTETGGADFDSGQQGQQGEQELATKMLQIQSKRFYLDVKQNRRGRFIKVAEIGADGRRSQIFLALSTASEFRDHLSTFSDFYASLGPPNPDNVPDDGKLKSEMMVKDNRRYYLDLKENSRGRFLRVSQTITRGGPRSQIAIPAQGMIEFRDALTDLLEEFGTDDGGFKGDLPEGRYMRVDNKNFYFDIGQNNRGIYMRISEVKTNFRTAITVPEKSWGRFRDIFADYCEKMKEGGGGGGGGGGGGGAGGGGGGAGGAGGGGGGGVGVVGVGIGGGGSSGIGGNNLADGKTMVAQVPSPSSSQQPNPNLDSPLLK encoded by the exons ATGTCGGACCAGGAAAGCCTGGACGATCAACGTCCAA aatATGGACCAGGCAGTACGGAGACTGGTGGAGCAGATTTTGATTCTG GCCAACAAGGCCAACAGGGTGAACAAGAACTGGCAACAAAGATGCTACAAATTCAAAGTAAGAGATTCTATCTGGATGTGAAACAAAACAGACGTGGCAGATTCATCAAAGTTGCTGAG ATTGGAGCTGATGGACGAAGAAGCCAGATTTTTCTGGCGTTAAGCACAGCTTCTGAATTTCGAGATCACCTTTCCACATTCAGTGACTTCTACGCATCGTTAG GTCCCCCAAATCCAGACAACGTGCCGGACGATGGGAAACTCAAATCAGAAATGATGGTGAAAGATAATCGACGGTACTATCTTGACCTCAAGGAAAACTCACGTGGCCGTTTCCTGAGG GTATCCCAAACGATAACACGGGGTGGACCGAGGTCGCAGATAGCAATACCAGCGCAAGGGATGATTGAATTTCGTGATGCATTGACGGACTTACTAGAAGAATTTGGTACAGACGATGGTGGATTCAAAGGCGATTTACCAGAGGGGCGTTACATGCGtgttgataataaaaatttctacttCGATATCGGTCAAAATAATCGTGGCATATACATGAGAATTTCGGAG GTAAAAACGAACTTTAGAACAGCGATTACCGTACCAGAGAAGTCATGGGGACGATTCAGAGATATATTTGCGGACtactgtgaaaaaatgaaggagggaggaggaggaggaggcggcgGGGGCGGAGGCGGCGGAGCcggaggcggaggaggaggagcaggaggagcaggaggaggaggaggaggaggagtaggagtagtagGAGTTGGGAtcggtggtggtggtagtaGTGGAATTGGTGGAAACAATCTGGCAGATGGAAAAACAATGGTAGCGCAAGTACCATCACCGTCTTCATCGCAACAGCCTAACCCTAATTTAGACTCCCCACTACTCAAGTGA
- the LOC124180426 gene encoding transcriptional activator protein Pur-beta-like isoform X3, with protein sequence MSDQESLDDQRPKYGPGSTETGGADFDSGQQGQQGEQELATKMLQIQSKRFYLDVKQNRRGRFIKVAEIGADGRRSQIFLALSTASEFRDHLSTFSDFYASLGPPNPDNVPDDGKLKSEMMVKDNRRYYLDLKENSRGRFLRVSHPVSQTITRGGPRSQIAIPAQGMIEFRDALTDLLEEFGTDDGGFKGDLPEGRYMRVDNKNFYFDIGQNNRGIYMRISEVKTNFRTAITVPEKSWGRFRDIFADYCEKMKEGGGGGGGGGGGGGAGGGGGGAGGAGGGGGGGVGVVGVGIGGGGSSGIGGNNLADGKTMVAQVPSPSSSQQPNPNLDSPLLK encoded by the exons ATGTCGGACCAGGAAAGCCTGGACGATCAACGTCCAA aatATGGACCAGGCAGTACGGAGACTGGTGGAGCAGATTTTGATTCTG GCCAACAAGGCCAACAGGGTGAACAAGAACTGGCAACAAAGATGCTACAAATTCAAAGTAAGAGATTCTATCTGGATGTGAAACAAAACAGACGTGGCAGATTCATCAAAGTTGCTGAG ATTGGAGCTGATGGACGAAGAAGCCAGATTTTTCTGGCGTTAAGCACAGCTTCTGAATTTCGAGATCACCTTTCCACATTCAGTGACTTCTACGCATCGTTAG GTCCCCCAAATCCAGACAACGTGCCGGACGATGGGAAACTCAAATCAGAAATGATGGTGAAAGATAATCGACGGTACTATCTTGACCTCAAGGAAAACTCACGTGGCCGTTTCCTGAGGGTGAGTCACCCT GTATCCCAAACGATAACACGGGGTGGACCGAGGTCGCAGATAGCAATACCAGCGCAAGGGATGATTGAATTTCGTGATGCATTGACGGACTTACTAGAAGAATTTGGTACAGACGATGGTGGATTCAAAGGCGATTTACCAGAGGGGCGTTACATGCGtgttgataataaaaatttctacttCGATATCGGTCAAAATAATCGTGGCATATACATGAGAATTTCGGAG GTAAAAACGAACTTTAGAACAGCGATTACCGTACCAGAGAAGTCATGGGGACGATTCAGAGATATATTTGCGGACtactgtgaaaaaatgaaggagggaggaggaggaggaggcggcgGGGGCGGAGGCGGCGGAGCcggaggcggaggaggaggagcaggaggagcaggaggaggaggaggaggaggagtaggagtagtagGAGTTGGGAtcggtggtggtggtagtaGTGGAATTGGTGGAAACAATCTGGCAGATGGAAAAACAATGGTAGCGCAAGTACCATCACCGTCTTCATCGCAACAGCCTAACCCTAATTTAGACTCCCCACTACTCAAGTGA
- the LOC124180426 gene encoding transcriptional activator protein Pur-beta-like isoform X2 — protein MGEILINLNQNVNNQQTLANGWGDTMGKIQYWHPEGQQGQQGEQELATKMLQIQSKRFYLDVKQNRRGRFIKVAEIGADGRRSQIFLALSTASEFRDHLSTFSDFYASLGPPNPDNVPDDGKLKSEMMVKDNRRYYLDLKENSRGRFLRVSQTITRGGPRSQIAIPAQGMIEFRDALTDLLEEFGTDDGGFKGDLPEGRYMRVDNKNFYFDIGQNNRGIYMRISEVKTNFRTAITVPEKSWGRFRDIFADYCEKMKEGGGGGGGGGGGGGAGGGGGGAGGAGGGGGGGVGVVGVGIGGGGSSGIGGNNLADGKTMVAQVPSPSSSQQPNPNLDSPLLK, from the exons ATGGGggaaatattgataaatttaaacCAAAATGTTAATAACCAACAGACATTAGCTAACGGATGGGGCGATACTATGGGAAAAATACAATATTGGCATCCCGAAG GCCAACAAGGCCAACAGGGTGAACAAGAACTGGCAACAAAGATGCTACAAATTCAAAGTAAGAGATTCTATCTGGATGTGAAACAAAACAGACGTGGCAGATTCATCAAAGTTGCTGAG ATTGGAGCTGATGGACGAAGAAGCCAGATTTTTCTGGCGTTAAGCACAGCTTCTGAATTTCGAGATCACCTTTCCACATTCAGTGACTTCTACGCATCGTTAG GTCCCCCAAATCCAGACAACGTGCCGGACGATGGGAAACTCAAATCAGAAATGATGGTGAAAGATAATCGACGGTACTATCTTGACCTCAAGGAAAACTCACGTGGCCGTTTCCTGAGG GTATCCCAAACGATAACACGGGGTGGACCGAGGTCGCAGATAGCAATACCAGCGCAAGGGATGATTGAATTTCGTGATGCATTGACGGACTTACTAGAAGAATTTGGTACAGACGATGGTGGATTCAAAGGCGATTTACCAGAGGGGCGTTACATGCGtgttgataataaaaatttctacttCGATATCGGTCAAAATAATCGTGGCATATACATGAGAATTTCGGAG GTAAAAACGAACTTTAGAACAGCGATTACCGTACCAGAGAAGTCATGGGGACGATTCAGAGATATATTTGCGGACtactgtgaaaaaatgaaggagggaggaggaggaggaggcggcgGGGGCGGAGGCGGCGGAGCcggaggcggaggaggaggagcaggaggagcaggaggaggaggaggaggaggagtaggagtagtagGAGTTGGGAtcggtggtggtggtagtaGTGGAATTGGTGGAAACAATCTGGCAGATGGAAAAACAATGGTAGCGCAAGTACCATCACCGTCTTCATCGCAACAGCCTAACCCTAATTTAGACTCCCCACTACTCAAGTGA
- the LOC124180426 gene encoding transcriptional activator protein Pur-beta-like isoform X1, translating to MGEILINLNQNVNNQQTLANGWGDTMGKIQYWHPEGQQGQQGEQELATKMLQIQSKRFYLDVKQNRRGRFIKVAEIGADGRRSQIFLALSTASEFRDHLSTFSDFYASLGPPNPDNVPDDGKLKSEMMVKDNRRYYLDLKENSRGRFLRVSHPVSQTITRGGPRSQIAIPAQGMIEFRDALTDLLEEFGTDDGGFKGDLPEGRYMRVDNKNFYFDIGQNNRGIYMRISEVKTNFRTAITVPEKSWGRFRDIFADYCEKMKEGGGGGGGGGGGGGAGGGGGGAGGAGGGGGGGVGVVGVGIGGGGSSGIGGNNLADGKTMVAQVPSPSSSQQPNPNLDSPLLK from the exons ATGGGggaaatattgataaatttaaacCAAAATGTTAATAACCAACAGACATTAGCTAACGGATGGGGCGATACTATGGGAAAAATACAATATTGGCATCCCGAAG GCCAACAAGGCCAACAGGGTGAACAAGAACTGGCAACAAAGATGCTACAAATTCAAAGTAAGAGATTCTATCTGGATGTGAAACAAAACAGACGTGGCAGATTCATCAAAGTTGCTGAG ATTGGAGCTGATGGACGAAGAAGCCAGATTTTTCTGGCGTTAAGCACAGCTTCTGAATTTCGAGATCACCTTTCCACATTCAGTGACTTCTACGCATCGTTAG GTCCCCCAAATCCAGACAACGTGCCGGACGATGGGAAACTCAAATCAGAAATGATGGTGAAAGATAATCGACGGTACTATCTTGACCTCAAGGAAAACTCACGTGGCCGTTTCCTGAGGGTGAGTCACCCT GTATCCCAAACGATAACACGGGGTGGACCGAGGTCGCAGATAGCAATACCAGCGCAAGGGATGATTGAATTTCGTGATGCATTGACGGACTTACTAGAAGAATTTGGTACAGACGATGGTGGATTCAAAGGCGATTTACCAGAGGGGCGTTACATGCGtgttgataataaaaatttctacttCGATATCGGTCAAAATAATCGTGGCATATACATGAGAATTTCGGAG GTAAAAACGAACTTTAGAACAGCGATTACCGTACCAGAGAAGTCATGGGGACGATTCAGAGATATATTTGCGGACtactgtgaaaaaatgaaggagggaggaggaggaggaggcggcgGGGGCGGAGGCGGCGGAGCcggaggcggaggaggaggagcaggaggagcaggaggaggaggaggaggaggagtaggagtagtagGAGTTGGGAtcggtggtggtggtagtaGTGGAATTGGTGGAAACAATCTGGCAGATGGAAAAACAATGGTAGCGCAAGTACCATCACCGTCTTCATCGCAACAGCCTAACCCTAATTTAGACTCCCCACTACTCAAGTGA
- the LOC124180381 gene encoding uncharacterized protein LOC124180381 isoform X1, translated as MTNFNIMKSILVNGSEEVSKINLDNCTEKGDKFRPRIPDVTSALAASLTTLLCRRISPAAHQRYLVRTNLIEQLRDWSRINSRYEQMHSFTDGERTTKFAINLVEKYLTEDFIAKQASVSVLVKIGFVLIDMKLNISIFDFKLDSIINRILYLDETDDSNRFLDTLTEKYDSLSLALSTIENIYICRSTKLIEIPIVDLFMLFNANHSEGSLDSDIIEKHMNPSIKHYSDDVNCNQLLKYSSKSPRIFQLLSSVMKEMFAYTNCSEMCVNFIQYILNHISKLCDEKKQKILDLYPRNLQCAVILVRIEPNLHTNNSKEYVIQMLKYIYSLNKEELLILLSHFPVWLKEVSNLVPYSDNPLSR; from the exons ATGACGAACTTTAATATTATGAAATCCATACTGGTCAATGGCAGTGaagaagtttcaaaaattaaccTGGATAATTGCACCGAGAAAGGTGATAAATTTCGGCCAAGAATTCCAGATGTAACATCTGCTCTTGCTGCATCTTTAACTACCCTATTGTGTCGTAGGATCTCTCCGGCCGCACACCAGCGCTATTTAGTCAGAACAAATCTCATT GAACAGTTACGCGACTGGTCACGAATTAATAGCCGCTATGAACAGATGCACTCATTTACAGATGGTGAAAGGACTACAAAGTTTGCCATAAACTTGGTGGAGAAATACCTGACGGAAGATTTTATTGCTAAACAAGCATCTGTTAGTGTTTTAGTTAAGATAGGATTTGTCTTGAttgatatgaaattaaatatttcaatatttgatttcaaattgGACAGTATTATAAATagaattttgtatttggaTGAAACAGATGATAGCAACAGATTTTTAGACACtttgactgaaaaatatgacagtcTATCACTTGCCCTGAGCACAAtcgaaaatatatacatttgcAGATCAACCAAGCTAATCGAAATACCAATTGTAGATCTATTTATGTTATTCAATGCTAATCACTCAGAGGGTAGTCTTGATTCAGATATCATTGAGAAGCATATGAATCCTTCCATCAAACATTATTCAGATGATGTAAATTGCAATCAATTACTCAAATATAGCTCCAAATCGCCACGCATATTTCAACTACTATCCAGCGTAATGAAAGAAATGTTCGCATACACGAATTGTAGTGAAATGTGTGTTAATTTCATACAATACATACTTAATCACATAAGTAAActttgtgatgaaaaaaaacaaaaaatcttaGATCTTTATCCAAGAAACTTACAGTGTGCTGTTATTCTTGTAAGAATAGAGCCTAATTTACACACAAACAATTCCAAGGAGTATGTCATTCAAATGCTAAAATACATTTATAGTTTAAATAAAGAGGAACTTTTAATATTGCTCAGCCACTTCCCTGTATGGCTCAAAGAAGTCTCAAATTTGGTACCTTATAGCGATAATCCTCTGTCCAGGTGA
- the LOC124180381 gene encoding uncharacterized protein LOC124180381 isoform X2: MAVKKFQKLTWIIAPRKEQLRDWSRINSRYEQMHSFTDGERTTKFAINLVEKYLTEDFIAKQASVSVLVKIGFVLIDMKLNISIFDFKLDSIINRILYLDETDDSNRFLDTLTEKYDSLSLALSTIENIYICRSTKLIEIPIVDLFMLFNANHSEGSLDSDIIEKHMNPSIKHYSDDVNCNQLLKYSSKSPRIFQLLSSVMKEMFAYTNCSEMCVNFIQYILNHISKLCDEKKQKILDLYPRNLQCAVILVRIEPNLHTNNSKEYVIQMLKYIYSLNKEELLILLSHFPVWLKEVSNLVPYSDNPLSR, translated from the exons ATGGCAGTGaagaagtttcaaaaattaaccTGGATAATTGCACCGAGAAAG GAACAGTTACGCGACTGGTCACGAATTAATAGCCGCTATGAACAGATGCACTCATTTACAGATGGTGAAAGGACTACAAAGTTTGCCATAAACTTGGTGGAGAAATACCTGACGGAAGATTTTATTGCTAAACAAGCATCTGTTAGTGTTTTAGTTAAGATAGGATTTGTCTTGAttgatatgaaattaaatatttcaatatttgatttcaaattgGACAGTATTATAAATagaattttgtatttggaTGAAACAGATGATAGCAACAGATTTTTAGACACtttgactgaaaaatatgacagtcTATCACTTGCCCTGAGCACAAtcgaaaatatatacatttgcAGATCAACCAAGCTAATCGAAATACCAATTGTAGATCTATTTATGTTATTCAATGCTAATCACTCAGAGGGTAGTCTTGATTCAGATATCATTGAGAAGCATATGAATCCTTCCATCAAACATTATTCAGATGATGTAAATTGCAATCAATTACTCAAATATAGCTCCAAATCGCCACGCATATTTCAACTACTATCCAGCGTAATGAAAGAAATGTTCGCATACACGAATTGTAGTGAAATGTGTGTTAATTTCATACAATACATACTTAATCACATAAGTAAActttgtgatgaaaaaaaacaaaaaatcttaGATCTTTATCCAAGAAACTTACAGTGTGCTGTTATTCTTGTAAGAATAGAGCCTAATTTACACACAAACAATTCCAAGGAGTATGTCATTCAAATGCTAAAATACATTTATAGTTTAAATAAAGAGGAACTTTTAATATTGCTCAGCCACTTCCCTGTATGGCTCAAAGAAGTCTCAAATTTGGTACCTTATAGCGATAATCCTCTGTCCAGGTGA